In Lutra lutra chromosome 6, mLutLut1.2, whole genome shotgun sequence, the following are encoded in one genomic region:
- the SGK1 gene encoding serine/threonine-protein kinase Sgk1 isoform X3, producing MKEEALKSPLKAFMKQRRMGLNDFIQKIASNSYACKHPEVQSILKISQPQEPELMNANPSPPPSPSQQINLGPSSNPHAKPSDFHFLKVIGKGSFGKVLLARHKAEEVFYAVKVLQKKAILKKKEEKHIMSERNVLLKNVKHPFLVGLHFSFQTADKLYFVLDYINGGELFYHLQRERCFLEPRARFYAAEIASALGYLHSLNIVYRDLKPENILLDSQGHIVLTDFGLCKENIEHNGTTSTFCGTPEYLAPEVLHKQPYDRTVDWWCLGAVLYEMLYGLPPFYSRNTAEMYDNILNKPLQLKPNITNSARHLLEGLLQKDRTKRLGAKDDFMEIKSHVFFSLINWDDLINKKITPPFNPNVSGPSDLRHFDPEFTEEPVPNSIGRSPDSILLTASVQEAAEAFLGFSYAPPMDSFL from the exons atgaaagaggaagctCTAAAATCCCCTTTGAAAG CTTTCATGAAACAGAGGAGGATGGGCCTGAACGACTTTATTCAGAAGATTGCCAGCAACTCCTATGCATGCAAACA CCCTGAAGTTCAGTCCATTTTGAAAATCTCCCAACCTCAGGAGCCTGAGCTTATGAATGCCAACCCTTCTCCTCCA ccaAGCCCTTCTCAGCAAATCAACCTTGGCCCATCATCCAATCCTCATGCTAAACCATCTGACTTTCACTTCTTGAAAGTGATTGGAAAAGGCAGTTTTGGGAAG GTTCTTCTAGCAAGACACAAAGCAGAAGAAGTATTCTATGCAGTCAAAGTTTTACAGAAGAAAGCCATCCTGAAAAAGAAGGAG GAGAAACATATTATGTCGGAACGAAATGTTCTGCTGAAGAATGTGAAACACCCTTTCCTGGTGGGCCTCCACTTCTCTTTTCAGACTGCTGACAAATTGTACTTTGTCCTTGACTACATCAACGGTGGAGAG CTGTTCTACCATCTCCAGAGGGAACGTTGCTTCCTGGAACCACGGGCTCGCTTCTATGCTGCTGAAATAGCCAGTGCCTTGGGTTACCTGCACTCTCTGAACATCGTTTATAG AGACTTAAAACCAGAGAATATTCTGCTGGATTCACAGGGACACATTGTCCTTACTGACTTTGGGCTCTGCAAGGAGAACATCGAACACAACGGCACGACATCCACCTTCTGTGGCACGCCCGAG TATCTCGCACCCGAGGTGCTCCACAAGCAACCTTATGACAGGACAGTGGACTGGTGGTGCCTGGGGGCCGTCTTATATGAGATGCTATATGGCCTG CCTCCTTTCTACAGCCGCAACACAGCTGAGATGTACGACAACATTCTGAACAAGCCCCTCCAGCTGAAGCCAAATATTACCAACTCTGCCAGACACCTCCTGGAGGGCCTCCTGCAAAAGGACAGGACAAAGAGGCTGGGCGCCAAGGATGACTTT ATGGAGATTAAGAGTCATGTCTTCTTCTCCCTAATTAACTGGGATGATCTCATTAACAAGAAGATTACGCCCCCTTTTAACCCAAATGTG AGTGGACCTAGTGACCTGCGGCACTTCGATCCTGAGTTCACCGAAGAGCCAGTCCCCAACTCCATCGGCAGGTCTCCCGACAGCATCCTTCTCACAGCCAGCGTTCAGGAGGCGGCTGAGGCCTTCCTGGGCTTCTCCTACGCCCCTCCCATGGACTCCTTCCTCTGA
- the SGK1 gene encoding serine/threonine-protein kinase Sgk1 isoform X1 → MGEMQGALTRARLESLLRPRHKKRAEAQKRSESFLLTGLAFMKQRRMGLNDFIQKIASNSYACKHPEVQSILKISQPQEPELMNANPSPPPSPSQQINLGPSSNPHAKPSDFHFLKVIGKGSFGKVLLARHKAEEVFYAVKVLQKKAILKKKEEKHIMSERNVLLKNVKHPFLVGLHFSFQTADKLYFVLDYINGGELFYHLQRERCFLEPRARFYAAEIASALGYLHSLNIVYRDLKPENILLDSQGHIVLTDFGLCKENIEHNGTTSTFCGTPEYLAPEVLHKQPYDRTVDWWCLGAVLYEMLYGLPPFYSRNTAEMYDNILNKPLQLKPNITNSARHLLEGLLQKDRTKRLGAKDDFMEIKSHVFFSLINWDDLINKKITPPFNPNVSGPSDLRHFDPEFTEEPVPNSIGRSPDSILLTASVQEAAEAFLGFSYAPPMDSFL, encoded by the exons ATGGGGGAGATGCAGGGCGCGCTGACCAGGGCCCGGCTCGAGTCTCTGCTTCGGCCCCGCCACAAAAAGAGGGCCGAGGCGCAGAAACGCAGCGAGTCCTTCCTGCTGACTGGCCTGG CTTTCATGAAACAGAGGAGGATGGGCCTGAACGACTTTATTCAGAAGATTGCCAGCAACTCCTATGCATGCAAACA CCCTGAAGTTCAGTCCATTTTGAAAATCTCCCAACCTCAGGAGCCTGAGCTTATGAATGCCAACCCTTCTCCTCCA ccaAGCCCTTCTCAGCAAATCAACCTTGGCCCATCATCCAATCCTCATGCTAAACCATCTGACTTTCACTTCTTGAAAGTGATTGGAAAAGGCAGTTTTGGGAAG GTTCTTCTAGCAAGACACAAAGCAGAAGAAGTATTCTATGCAGTCAAAGTTTTACAGAAGAAAGCCATCCTGAAAAAGAAGGAG GAGAAACATATTATGTCGGAACGAAATGTTCTGCTGAAGAATGTGAAACACCCTTTCCTGGTGGGCCTCCACTTCTCTTTTCAGACTGCTGACAAATTGTACTTTGTCCTTGACTACATCAACGGTGGAGAG CTGTTCTACCATCTCCAGAGGGAACGTTGCTTCCTGGAACCACGGGCTCGCTTCTATGCTGCTGAAATAGCCAGTGCCTTGGGTTACCTGCACTCTCTGAACATCGTTTATAG AGACTTAAAACCAGAGAATATTCTGCTGGATTCACAGGGACACATTGTCCTTACTGACTTTGGGCTCTGCAAGGAGAACATCGAACACAACGGCACGACATCCACCTTCTGTGGCACGCCCGAG TATCTCGCACCCGAGGTGCTCCACAAGCAACCTTATGACAGGACAGTGGACTGGTGGTGCCTGGGGGCCGTCTTATATGAGATGCTATATGGCCTG CCTCCTTTCTACAGCCGCAACACAGCTGAGATGTACGACAACATTCTGAACAAGCCCCTCCAGCTGAAGCCAAATATTACCAACTCTGCCAGACACCTCCTGGAGGGCCTCCTGCAAAAGGACAGGACAAAGAGGCTGGGCGCCAAGGATGACTTT ATGGAGATTAAGAGTCATGTCTTCTTCTCCCTAATTAACTGGGATGATCTCATTAACAAGAAGATTACGCCCCCTTTTAACCCAAATGTG AGTGGACCTAGTGACCTGCGGCACTTCGATCCTGAGTTCACCGAAGAGCCAGTCCCCAACTCCATCGGCAGGTCTCCCGACAGCATCCTTCTCACAGCCAGCGTTCAGGAGGCGGCTGAGGCCTTCCTGGGCTTCTCCTACGCCCCTCCCATGGACTCCTTCCTCTGA
- the SGK1 gene encoding serine/threonine-protein kinase Sgk1 isoform X4, producing the protein MKQRRMGLNDFIQKIASNSYACKHPEVQSILKISQPQEPELMNANPSPPPSPSQQINLGPSSNPHAKPSDFHFLKVIGKGSFGKVLLARHKAEEVFYAVKVLQKKAILKKKEEKHIMSERNVLLKNVKHPFLVGLHFSFQTADKLYFVLDYINGGELFYHLQRERCFLEPRARFYAAEIASALGYLHSLNIVYRDLKPENILLDSQGHIVLTDFGLCKENIEHNGTTSTFCGTPEYLAPEVLHKQPYDRTVDWWCLGAVLYEMLYGLPPFYSRNTAEMYDNILNKPLQLKPNITNSARHLLEGLLQKDRTKRLGAKDDFMEIKSHVFFSLINWDDLINKKITPPFNPNVSGPSDLRHFDPEFTEEPVPNSIGRSPDSILLTASVQEAAEAFLGFSYAPPMDSFL; encoded by the exons ATGAAACAGAGGAGGATGGGCCTGAACGACTTTATTCAGAAGATTGCCAGCAACTCCTATGCATGCAAACA CCCTGAAGTTCAGTCCATTTTGAAAATCTCCCAACCTCAGGAGCCTGAGCTTATGAATGCCAACCCTTCTCCTCCA ccaAGCCCTTCTCAGCAAATCAACCTTGGCCCATCATCCAATCCTCATGCTAAACCATCTGACTTTCACTTCTTGAAAGTGATTGGAAAAGGCAGTTTTGGGAAG GTTCTTCTAGCAAGACACAAAGCAGAAGAAGTATTCTATGCAGTCAAAGTTTTACAGAAGAAAGCCATCCTGAAAAAGAAGGAG GAGAAACATATTATGTCGGAACGAAATGTTCTGCTGAAGAATGTGAAACACCCTTTCCTGGTGGGCCTCCACTTCTCTTTTCAGACTGCTGACAAATTGTACTTTGTCCTTGACTACATCAACGGTGGAGAG CTGTTCTACCATCTCCAGAGGGAACGTTGCTTCCTGGAACCACGGGCTCGCTTCTATGCTGCTGAAATAGCCAGTGCCTTGGGTTACCTGCACTCTCTGAACATCGTTTATAG AGACTTAAAACCAGAGAATATTCTGCTGGATTCACAGGGACACATTGTCCTTACTGACTTTGGGCTCTGCAAGGAGAACATCGAACACAACGGCACGACATCCACCTTCTGTGGCACGCCCGAG TATCTCGCACCCGAGGTGCTCCACAAGCAACCTTATGACAGGACAGTGGACTGGTGGTGCCTGGGGGCCGTCTTATATGAGATGCTATATGGCCTG CCTCCTTTCTACAGCCGCAACACAGCTGAGATGTACGACAACATTCTGAACAAGCCCCTCCAGCTGAAGCCAAATATTACCAACTCTGCCAGACACCTCCTGGAGGGCCTCCTGCAAAAGGACAGGACAAAGAGGCTGGGCGCCAAGGATGACTTT ATGGAGATTAAGAGTCATGTCTTCTTCTCCCTAATTAACTGGGATGATCTCATTAACAAGAAGATTACGCCCCCTTTTAACCCAAATGTG AGTGGACCTAGTGACCTGCGGCACTTCGATCCTGAGTTCACCGAAGAGCCAGTCCCCAACTCCATCGGCAGGTCTCCCGACAGCATCCTTCTCACAGCCAGCGTTCAGGAGGCGGCTGAGGCCTTCCTGGGCTTCTCCTACGCCCCTCCCATGGACTCCTTCCTCTGA
- the SGK1 gene encoding serine/threonine-protein kinase Sgk1 isoform X2 — MTVKTEAARGTLTYSRMRGMVAILIAFMKQRRMGLNDFIQKIASNSYACKHPEVQSILKISQPQEPELMNANPSPPPSPSQQINLGPSSNPHAKPSDFHFLKVIGKGSFGKVLLARHKAEEVFYAVKVLQKKAILKKKEEKHIMSERNVLLKNVKHPFLVGLHFSFQTADKLYFVLDYINGGELFYHLQRERCFLEPRARFYAAEIASALGYLHSLNIVYRDLKPENILLDSQGHIVLTDFGLCKENIEHNGTTSTFCGTPEYLAPEVLHKQPYDRTVDWWCLGAVLYEMLYGLPPFYSRNTAEMYDNILNKPLQLKPNITNSARHLLEGLLQKDRTKRLGAKDDFMEIKSHVFFSLINWDDLINKKITPPFNPNVSGPSDLRHFDPEFTEEPVPNSIGRSPDSILLTASVQEAAEAFLGFSYAPPMDSFL; from the exons ATGACGGTGAAAACCGAGGCTGCTAGGGGCACCCTCACTTACTCCAGAATGAGGGGAATGGTAGCAATTCTCATCG CTTTCATGAAACAGAGGAGGATGGGCCTGAACGACTTTATTCAGAAGATTGCCAGCAACTCCTATGCATGCAAACA CCCTGAAGTTCAGTCCATTTTGAAAATCTCCCAACCTCAGGAGCCTGAGCTTATGAATGCCAACCCTTCTCCTCCA ccaAGCCCTTCTCAGCAAATCAACCTTGGCCCATCATCCAATCCTCATGCTAAACCATCTGACTTTCACTTCTTGAAAGTGATTGGAAAAGGCAGTTTTGGGAAG GTTCTTCTAGCAAGACACAAAGCAGAAGAAGTATTCTATGCAGTCAAAGTTTTACAGAAGAAAGCCATCCTGAAAAAGAAGGAG GAGAAACATATTATGTCGGAACGAAATGTTCTGCTGAAGAATGTGAAACACCCTTTCCTGGTGGGCCTCCACTTCTCTTTTCAGACTGCTGACAAATTGTACTTTGTCCTTGACTACATCAACGGTGGAGAG CTGTTCTACCATCTCCAGAGGGAACGTTGCTTCCTGGAACCACGGGCTCGCTTCTATGCTGCTGAAATAGCCAGTGCCTTGGGTTACCTGCACTCTCTGAACATCGTTTATAG AGACTTAAAACCAGAGAATATTCTGCTGGATTCACAGGGACACATTGTCCTTACTGACTTTGGGCTCTGCAAGGAGAACATCGAACACAACGGCACGACATCCACCTTCTGTGGCACGCCCGAG TATCTCGCACCCGAGGTGCTCCACAAGCAACCTTATGACAGGACAGTGGACTGGTGGTGCCTGGGGGCCGTCTTATATGAGATGCTATATGGCCTG CCTCCTTTCTACAGCCGCAACACAGCTGAGATGTACGACAACATTCTGAACAAGCCCCTCCAGCTGAAGCCAAATATTACCAACTCTGCCAGACACCTCCTGGAGGGCCTCCTGCAAAAGGACAGGACAAAGAGGCTGGGCGCCAAGGATGACTTT ATGGAGATTAAGAGTCATGTCTTCTTCTCCCTAATTAACTGGGATGATCTCATTAACAAGAAGATTACGCCCCCTTTTAACCCAAATGTG AGTGGACCTAGTGACCTGCGGCACTTCGATCCTGAGTTCACCGAAGAGCCAGTCCCCAACTCCATCGGCAGGTCTCCCGACAGCATCCTTCTCACAGCCAGCGTTCAGGAGGCGGCTGAGGCCTTCCTGGGCTTCTCCTACGCCCCTCCCATGGACTCCTTCCTCTGA